In one Mastacembelus armatus chromosome 19, fMasArm1.2, whole genome shotgun sequence genomic region, the following are encoded:
- the nploc4 gene encoding nuclear protein localization protein 4 homolog translates to MADNIIIRVQSPDGMKKIPSTKRETAAAFLKKVAKEFGFSSNGFSVYQNRNKTGEIVSQNKTLSLLKIKHGDMLFLFPSGPSTSPGEVMDTATPHTSSSLPSFSSSLSFSSSSSIIPRSSSAPQVQEDEIDQYLAKQDGKIYRNKDPQLCRHGALGKCVHCVPLEPFDEDYLNHLDPPVKHMSFHAYLRKLTGGADKGKFAALENISCKIKSGCEGHPPWPEGICTKCQPSAITLNRQKYRHVDNIMFENHTIADRFLDFWRKTGSQRMGYLYGRYTEHKDIPLGIRAEVAAIYEPPQNATQNSLELVEDPKAAAVDEIAAKLGLCKVGWIFTDLLSEDTRIGTVHYTRNKDSHYLSAEECITAGYFQNQHANPCRLSRDGHFGSKFVTVVATGGPDNQVHFEGYQVSNQCMALVRDECLLPCKDAPELGYAKESTPEQYVPDVFYKDKDKFGNDITFLARPLPVEYLIIDITTTFPKDPQFTFCSTQRFPIENRDIIGETQDFHSLATYLSQCTSTAFLDIVSDFHLLLFLVTNEVMPLRDSIGLLLDAVKTSNEDLAQTWKKSEQWATIEQLCGTVGGQPSSSLGYGAMGGPSVPVSSSAMWSCLHCTFMNQPGTEHCEMCSLPRS, encoded by the exons ATGGCAGATAATATT atCATCAGAGTGCAGTCCCCAGATGGGATGAAGAAAATTCCTTCCACCAAAAGGGAGACGGCTGCTGCTTTTTTGAAGAAG GTGGCCAAAGAATTTGGGTTCAGTTCCAATGGGTTTTCTGTTTACCAGAACCGCAACAAGACCGGAGAGATCGTTTCCCAGAACAAAACCCTCAGTCTGCTGAAAATCAA GCATGGGGACATGCTGTTTCTGTTCCCTTCAGGACCCTCTACATCCCCTGGGGAGGTGATGGACACAGCCACcccacacacatcatcatcactccCATCGTTCTCATCATCTTTGTCATTCTCTTCATCGTCCTCCATCATCCCTCGATCCTCGTCGGCGCCCCAGGTCCAGGAGGATGAAATTGATCAGTATTTGGCCAAACAGGACGGCAAGATCTACAGGAACAAAGATCCACAGCT ATGTCGCCATGGTGCCCTTGGAAAATGTGTGCACTGTGTACCATTAGAG CCTTTTGATGAAGACTACCTGAACCACCTCGACCCACCAGTGAAGCATATGTCATTCCACGCATACCTTCGCAAGTTGACTGGTGGAGCTGATAA AGGGAAGTTTGCAGCTCTGGAGAACATCAGCTGTAAAATCAAATCAGGATGTGAGGGTCACCCTCCCTGGCCAGAGGGGATCTGCACCAAGTGCCAGCCCAGTGCCATCACCCtgaacagacag aaatacagacatgtGGACAACATCATGTTTGAGAACCACACCATTGCTGACCGCTTCCTGGACTTCTGGAGGAAGACGGGCAGTCAGAGAATGGGATACTTGTACGGCAGGTACACTGAGCACAAAGACATCCCCCTGGGCATCAGAGCTGAGGTGGCCGCCATCTACGAACCACCACAG AATGCCACTCAGAACAGCTTGGAACTAGTGGAGGATCccaaagctgcagctgtggatGAAATTGCTGCTAAACTGGGCCTGTGCAAG GTGGGCTGGATCTTCACTGACCTGCTGTCTGAGGACACGAGGATAGGTACTGTCCACTACACAAGAAACAAG GACTCACACTACCTGAGCGCAGAGGAGTGCATCACAGCGGGATACTTCCAGAACCAACACGCAAACCCCTGCAGACTTTCTCGAGATGGACATTTTGGCTCCAAATTTGTCACAGTGGTGGCGACAG GTGGTCCTGATAACCAGGTGCACTTTGAAGGATACCAGGTGTCCAATCAGTGCATGGCCCTGGTGAGAGACGAGTGCCTCCTGCCCTGCAAAGACGCCCCTGAGCTGGGCTACGCTAAAGAGTCGACCCCGGAGCAGTACGTGCCCGACGTCTTCTACAAG GATAAAGACAAGTTTGGAAATGATATCACGTTTCTAGCCCGGCCTCTTCCTGTGGAGTATCTTATTATAGAT atCACGACCACGTTTCCAAAGGATCCTCAGTTCACCTTCTGCTCCACACAGCGGTTCCCCATTGAGAACCGTGATATCATTGGAGAGACACAA GATTTTCACAGTTTAGCAACATACCTGTCCCAGTGCACCTCCACGGCATTCCTGGATATCGTGTCGGACTTCCATCTGCTCCTGTTCCTCGTCACTAATGAAGTCATGCCTCTGAGA GACAGCATCGGGCTGCTACTAGATGCAGTGAAGACTTCTAATGAGGACCTGGCACAGACTTGGAAGAAGTCGGAGCAGTGGGCCACCATCGAGCAGCTTTGCG GTACAGTGGGCGGACAGCCTTCCAGCTCTCTGGGTTACGGGGCCATGGGTGGCCCTTCGGTTCCCGTCTCCTCCTCAGCCATGTGGtcctgcctccactgtaccttCATGAACCAGCCTGGCACAGAGCACTGTGAAATGTGCAGCCTGCCCCGCAGTTAA